A portion of the Amia ocellicauda isolate fAmiCal2 chromosome 22, fAmiCal2.hap1, whole genome shotgun sequence genome contains these proteins:
- the LOC136718234 gene encoding immunoglobulin lambda-1 light chain → MLGSLCTLLTALSCVSCVSVVTQMPPVLSVSAGQTATLDCNIGTVDSWVRWYKQSPGSSPEFVLYFHISLSAPTYGPGFSSSRFTSKCQSNTDCQLILSNVEAGDLGVYYCNVHDKPAQAWVFGQGTKLIVTDQTLPAPSLTLHRPSTQELDKGEATLVCLASKMSVGYADVSWTANGSPVTTGVVTSPASVQDDGTFSLSSFLSVSAADWDSDRSYSCTVSQGGSASASRQVKKSQCLL, encoded by the exons ATGCTGGGGTCACTCTGCACTCTCCTCACTGCACTCTCAT GTGTCAGTTGTGTGTCAGTGGTGACACAGATGCCTCCTGTTCTGTCTGTGAGTGCAGGACAAACTGCCACCTTGGACTGTAACATTGGGACAGTAGACAGCTGGGTTCGGTGGTACAAGCAGAGTCCAGGTTCCTCTCCTGAGTTTGTGTTATATTTCCACATCAGTCTCAGTGCTCCCACTTATGGACCTGGGTTCTCATCCAGCCGCTTCACATCCAAATGTCAGAGTAACACAGACTGTCAATTAATTTTGAGCAATGTGGAAGCGGGAGACTTGGGAGTGTATTACTGTAATGTACATGATAAACCTGCCCAAGCTTGGGTAT TCGGCCAAGGGACAAAGCTCATTGTCACAG ATCAAACTCTCCCGGCGCCCTCTCTGACACTGCACCGCCCGTCCACACAGGAGCTGGACAAGGGCGAGGCCACTCTGGTGTGCCTGGCCAGTAAGATGTCTGTGGGCTACGCCGACGTCAGCTGGACGGCCAACGGGAGTCCAGTGACCACCGGCGTGGTGACCAGTCCGGCCTCGGTGCAGGACGACGGCACCTTCAGCCTGAGCAGCTTCCTCAGCGTGTCCGCGGCGGACTGGGACAGCGACCGCAGCTACTCCTGCACCGTCTCTCAAGGAGGGTCTGCCTCCGCCTCCCGGCAGGTTAAGAAGTCGCAGTGCCTCCTGTGA